CGTCAACAACTCTCAAGACAAAATTCAGTTGAAACAACCAAGATTTTTAGTGCAGAAGAACTCAAAAAGGCCACCAACAATTATCATGAGAATCTAATCATTGGTGAAGGTGGATTTGGCATAGTTTATAAAGGATTTTTATCCGATAATAGAGTTGTGGCAATCAAGAAGTCCAAACTTGTGGATAAGAGCCAAATTGAGCAATTTGTCAACGAGGTGCTTTTACTTTCTCAAATTAACCATAGAAATGTTGTCAAACTCCTGGGTTGTTGTTTGGAGACAGAAGTTCCTTTACTAGTCTATGAATTCATCTCCCAAGGCACGCTCTTCGAGCACATACATCATAAAGATAGGTCCTTACGAATTTCATGGGAGGCTCGTCTTAAGATTGCTGCAGAAACAGCGGAGGCACTATCTTATCTACACTCTGCAGCCTCTCCACCTATAATTCATAGAGATGTCAAGTCTTCAAACATATTACTAGATGATAATTACACAGCTAAAGTGTCTGATTTTGGAGCTTCAAGATTGATTCCATTAGACCAAATAGAAGTATTTACATTGATGCAAGGAACTCTTGGATACTTAGACCCTGAATATATGCAAACTAGCCAATTGACTGAGAAAAGTGATGTTTATAGCTTTGGTGTCATCCTGATAGAGATACTAACCGGAGAAAAGGCACTTTCATTTGATAGGCCGGAGGAAGAGAGAAGTCTGGCTATGCATTTTCTTTCTGCTATTAAAGTGGATAGACTATTTGAAGTTCTTGAGCAGAATCTAGGGACTAAAAGAAATGAGAAGCAGCTGAAGGAAGTGGCTAATCTTGCAAGGAGGTGCATCAAATTGAAAGGGGAAGATAGGCCTACCATGAAGGAATTAGCCGCTGAACTGGAAGGTTTAAGAAAGATTGACAAGCATTCTTGGGTTAACGTTGGTTCCAATTcagaagagagagagtactTGCTGGGGGAGACATCCGGTTCTTATACATATGATGTTGCTATTAAAAGCAGTGTTGTATATGATAGCATGAAGGACCATACGATGGTTGCCTTTGATGGTGGGAGATGACAGGAGTTTCTTCATATATCTTTTTTCGGGATACCATGTTGGATAGAATGTTGTTTTAATAAGTTTTCCATGCATTGTTTTGCATATAATGTTGTCTGGTTTCTCTATTTCAAATGTTCTTGTTTAGATTCTATTTCTGTACTATTGTCACTAATCTAGACATGTTAGATTGCTGTCATGACATGTAAACAACTagtgtaatatttttctctGTTGGTAGATTACTGTTGTCATGGCTCCGTTATGCGAATGGGTTGATGCTATCATATGTGGAGCCTGTAGGAAATATTTagttaaatgagatgaaaggtAGAATTCGGATGCAAACTCAAGATCTCTAGATACTAGGTTAAATCACGACATGACTCAAAAATTTAAGCCGATTAAAAGAgatgaataaattatttattaacacAAAAGATGTTACCTCAATACATAACTTTATGCCCATCCCTAGCTAGTAGTGTTAACCCACAAATGATGGAGGCTTGTCATGATCTCTTGTATGCCTTATATATGTTTTTCCCCAAGTTATTAGAtctgatatttctttttttcataatctagaattttttttttcataatctaGAATTTTCCAATACGAGTCATAGATACAATGCAAAAGAATCTTGAGTCAAAAGAAACTAATGTTAGAAGGAGGCAATGTTGTGGTGGCCATGCGCGTCTACAGACAACATTTGAAAATCATGCGCTTGAGAGTTCAGCGAAGGCTAatacacaaaagtaaatataaaaggTTAAAAGAAATCCATAAATCTaactagaaataataacaaGAAGGGGAAGACAAGGGTGACTCTTCTCATATATAGCTCTCTCCTCCTAATTTCGAATGCAGCAAAGGCTAGAACTAGAGAGTTCAGGGAGAGaaaattatgagagagagagaaataagaaGTTTGAGCTTCTAGACGGAGCATGTCCAATATGAGTGGTAGCAGCCTATTACTGCCTGGCGAGGTCAGTACCATCCAACCACTACTATCCAAATCTTGACTACAcatctgaaaattaaaaaaaaaagaaaaaagaaaatctatagttcatagatataaaaaataaatatacaaattcataGATCTAAAGACGACTGAGATCTCAGATAAAAAAAAtcgcaaaaaaaaaagttttgcatATGAGTTTGATTGCTACCACGGCGTGGCTATGGGTTTGcatagaagaaaatgataatgatcgggagaaggaggaggaggagtggGAGCAGGAGCAAAAGttgaagagagaagaagaacaatatcatgaggaggaggaggaaaagCTGAAGGGAGGGTGGGGAGAGGAAAAGTCAaaagggagaagaagaggagaggaTATTGCGAGTAGAAAAAGCAAGAGCAGAAGCACATGGGTCCCAACACGTAGTGGGGTCGGtcctatttatttaaaattagataactCACAATTTTATTATACGATTGCAGAAATGTTATGGTGCAATTGATGGAACTTATATCAACACATAGGTGCTTGCCGAGACAACTAACATGTATCTATCTCAGAATCATTGAGTTAGCCAAAATGTGTTGACAGTTTGTGATTTCTATATGAAATTCACATTCATATATGCTGGGTGGGAGGGCATTGCGCCCATGATGCTTGCATATTTATGGATGTGTTGAGTCATCTAGGGATAAATTTTCCATAGCCTCCTGAGgataagtaatattatatattaattaatttatggaCGAACGGTATTTCATAATGTTTGAAACAAACATTATTAatggttttttaatatttttcaggttattattatttaatagatTTTGCATTTCCATGCAATGAGAGATTTATGCCCCATATCTCAGGGTGGGATATCATAGGTCTGAACATCACAATAATCGTTCATTTCCTCCGAAATGTTATTGAGCGCACTTTCggtgtgttaaaaaaatagtttcaaattttacaatCAATGAATCCATACAGGCCAACAAGGCAACaatatattattgttgttgcaTGTTGTGTCATACATAACATTATTCGCATGATTACACCTGATGATGAGATATCCCATGGTTTTACCAATCCGGATTGTTATGTTGGACAGACAACTGAAGATA
This genomic stretch from Juglans regia cultivar Chandler unplaced genomic scaffold, Walnut 2.0 Scaffold_20299, whole genome shotgun sequence harbors:
- the LOC118345282 gene encoding wall-associated receptor kinase 5-like, yielding SVETTKIFSAEELKKATNNYHENLIIGEGGFGIVYKGFLSDNRVVAIKKSKLVDKSQIEQFVNEVLLLSQINHRNVVKLLGCCLETEVPLLVYEFISQGTLFEHIHHKDRSLRISWEARLKIAAETAEALSYLHSAASPPIIHRDVKSSNILLDDNYTAKVSDFGASRLIPLDQIEVFTLMQGTLGYLDPEYMQTSQLTEKSDVYSFGVILIEILTGEKALSFDRPEEERSLAMHFLSAIKVDRLFEVLEQNLGTKRNEKQLKEVANLARRCIKLKGEDRPTMKELAAELEGLRKIDKHSWVNVGSNSEEREYLLGETSGSYTYDVAIKSSVVYDSMKDHTMVAFDGGR